GGCAACAAAAAAAGGAACATTCCGATTATGGATAAGACTCGAAGCATCCTTGAAAACTATATGGCTGAAAACCATCTTCTTGAAAACGGGCGACAGCAAAGTCCCTTGTTTCACAATAGTAGATACCAACCGTTTACTAGACCTGGTATCACATACATCCTCGAAAAGTATTTCAAGCAAGCAAAGCTTAGGAACCTTGATGAGGGATTTCCAAATAAACTGCATCCGCATATGCTGAGGCACTCAAAAGCTCTACATCTGTTGGAATCCGGAGTCAATCTGATCTATATCCGTGATTTATTGGGGCATGTGAGTGTGACAACAACTGAGATTTATTTGAGGTTTGATACGGAGCTCAAAAGAAAGGCTTTAGAAGCAGCATATCCTCAAGTAAGCAGTGAGGATACTCCGGAATGGGAGGAAAACACGGATATCCTTCAGTGGTTGCAGGACCTTTGCCATTCATAATTATTATAGAAAGATTTTCGGAAATGCATAGAGATGATTCTAAGGCGCTACCGAAAATCTTTCCATAACTAAATACTTTCGATAATTTCCGTTATGGTAATTTTTCCATAACGGAAAGACCCACCTCTCGGTGGGGTTAGGTATGGAAGCCCTGGAGAGAGGCCATCGCGTCAGCTTTGTGGCTATGGATACCCTCCTCCATTTACTCAAGACACAAGACATTACACGAACATCGCAGGCTCGCATGAGACGTATTCTAGGTTCGGATCTTGTGATCATTGACGATCTTATGTTCATGGCCATGGATAAGAATGAGTCAAACATATTCTTTCAATTTATTAATAAACTCTATGATCAATCGTCGATCATTCTAACGTCCAATAAGGGACCAGAGGAATGGGGTGAATTATTGGGCGATCCGGCCATAACTACTGCTATTCTGGATCGAATTTTGCATAAGAGCGAGGTGATACAGTTAAGTGGAGATAGCTTCCGTCTCAAACACAGGGAAACCATATTTGGAAACTTTTAGGTGTTAAAACTTATTTAGCGAAATCTGCTCAAAGGTACTTGACGGTTACAAAAGGCCAACGAGAACTTGATTTTTATCGGTTCCACGGCCACGTTTTCCACCTTCTGTTGGGGAACCGATATACATGTCATCGAGTTCCACATAACCGGACAACATATAAAAAGAATCTCGATCCCCCATTGCTTTCCGGATTTTATGCAGCATGAGCCAAGCGGTTGGATACGAGATCTCTAATTCTCTCGTCAACAGGCTCGCAGAAACACCACGTTTATCATGGGAGACGAGATAAATCGCATTGAACCATTTCCGCAGGGAAGTATGTGTTTTTTCAAAGATGGTTCCCACACAAACAGTGGTTTGATGCCCGCAATTCCTGCATTCATAAAGCGGAAGCCGACGCGTTTGGATTTTATAAGCTGCTGTATGCTGGCAGTTTGGACATACGAATCCATTTGGCCATTTCATGTTAAACAGATGTTCATGACAAGCTTCTTCCGTTGAAAATTGCTTTTGAAACTGAATCAGTGTTAATGAATTTTGCTTCGCCATACATACACCACCGAACGTATTTTGTACCAGTATCGCCAAAATACGTTCGTCATAAAACAGTAAACTGAATTAACTTAATAGCCAAATTATTTTTTTTAATCGTTTAAGCGTACATACGTTTTTTTAGTTATCTGTTCAGATAACCTATGTCCACGGAAGTAGATTACCTACTCCGTCCTACTTCTGCGTTTTTTTTTTTGAATAAGGTATCGCAACCCATTCATACAGATTATCAAGCGAGCATCCTAATTCAGCAGCAATACTCATGGCATTTTCAAAACTCATTTTTTATTGTCATGACAGTAAGCATCGATCTGACTTTTAGGCATATCCAATCGCTCAGCTAACTCTTGTTGCGTCATACCCTTTTTATTCAATAATTGCAGAAGTAGCCAACGACTTAGTTTGTACTCCATAGGAAGTCGCCTTTCTGAAATTTTACATGAAAATTATACCAAAAAATCAAATGAGGTGATATTTAAAAATGGCGCAAATTGAAAAAAGAGGGGAAGGAACTTATCGTTTAACAATTGAAGCTGGTTTTGATTCCAATGGGAAAAGAAAAAGGCACAGAAAAACAGTAAAAGCAAAAAATATTACAGAAGCAAGAAAGGAATATGCTAAATTTTTAACTGAAATTGAATCGGGCACTTATATAAAACCTGAGAAAATGACGGTTGATTCATTTGTTAATAATGAATGGCTTAAAAAATTTGCTGAAACAAATTATTCACCCACAACGTTAAAGAAATATATTGGGCAACTAAATGCTCATATTTTACCTGAGATCGGCCATAAACAATTGGATGATATAAAACCTCTTCACCTTGTAACATACTTAAATAAACTTGAACAAAACGATATAAGGAAGGATGGTCGTGTAGGGAAGCTTTCAGCCGCAACCATAAAAGATATATATAAAATCATGAAAAGTGTTTTTAATAAAGCCGTAGAATGGAAAGTAATTAGTAGTGATCCAATGGATGGAGTGAGCCAACCAAAAGTAGAACGCAAAAAAATGAAATATTATACATCTGATGAAGCTCAAGAAGTAATCGAAGCCTTATATCAAGAACAAGACCAATGGAAGATGTATTTCTTGGGGGCTTTCGTCGTGGCGAACTCACCGCATTAGAGTGGTCTGATATCGATTTTGAAAATAATACAATAACAATTCGAAAATCATTAGCATTAACAAAAAATGGACAAGCAGTAGTAAAAGATCCGAAGACTGAAGAATCATTCCGTACTGTAGATATGCCTCTTTGGTATATGGAGGAATTAAAAATATATTATCGTGAATGGATTAAAGAAAAATTAAAGCTCGGGGATATGTGGCAAGGCGAAGATCACCAATACGTATTCCACGGCGGATTCGGTAAACCATATTATTTCACCGTGCCGACAGAACAGTGGAAACGAATTTCAAAACGTCATGGATTGAAACAAATTCGTTTACACGATCTTCGACATACAGCAGGTACATTACTTATAGAAGCTGGATTGGCACAAGGTATTGATACAGACATTACACTCAAAGCGGTGCAAGAACGTTTGGGCCATAAAGATTTCAAAACCACTGCAGATATATATACCCACGTAACCAAGAAAGCATCCAAGGCCCTTGCAGAACAATTAGATAAATTTGACCCGAAAAATTTCGTCAACAAGTCGTCAATAACAGCAAAATAAACACTTTTTCGTCAACATCATAAAAAGCACGAAAACCCTTGATATACAAGGGTTTTCTTATGGTCGGAATGACAGGATTTGAACCTGCGACCTCTACCTCCCCAAGGTAGCGCGCTACCAGGCTGCGCCACATCCCGATTATCTCATTCAAATATTTATGAAATCCAAGAATAAAGGTTGGATTCAGTAATAAAAATAATATTGCATATGATGCAAATTGTCAAGCTGCCTTTTATCCAATAGCGCTTTGTTAACCGAGTTATTGATTTCTTATCCAATTCTTTACACTCTTCATGCAGGAATGGAAATTGAGGAAGAGAAAACAATACGTGTAGAAACTTATTGAAATCCCATGAAATATTTTAATTTAGGGGAGTTGATCGTATGTTATGTCCACACTGCGGGCCAAAAGGCCATTTGGAACAAGTCGCTTTTTCTTCGGAATATGAACGGTTTCATTGTTCAGTCTGCGGTAAAACGTATGTATCATATGCACTTGGTAACGGTGAATTTACAGAACCTATACCTCTCTCTTCAAAGGGTAATAATCAAAACATCAAGTGAAAACGGATTTCTTACATTTACCCGATATCTATATTCGAAATAAAACAAGTGCTCATCAAACTTACAGCTATTCTATAACCGTCTGTAACTGGCGACGGCTATAGAATAGCTCGGCTGAATTTTGTTGTTCCTTTTCCAAACAGAAAACGAACTTTGCGAAAATTATTAATATAATGGTCAGATTTTCAAATGACTTTTTGGGATTGCTTTACTATCCATAATAGCTTGCAGCATCTATTCTTTCTATGCCGCTTAACATATAATCCAGTTCAATTTCCAAGTTTAACCGTAAAGGTCCGGGGATTTGTTCTAAAATTTCTGATACTTCAGGTATTTGTAAAGCATCAATCAGGTCAGGCTTATTATCCATTGTTTTAGTCCAACTACGAATCTGATCAAGAAAATTATAATATGCATCTCCAAAACGGTAAGCATCAATTTCAACACTTTCTAGATCGCTCATTTGCATGTATTCCCAGTTATCTAATAAAATGATAAGAGATTCTTTTACTTCTTTGTTCATCGAAACCAGCTCCCTTGTATCAGAATTTTAAATTGCAGATCATTTTAAATGATTGTGATTTTTTTCACGTGATGTACAGCAATAAATTTAACTTGTAGGTAGTATACCTTTTCTAAAAAAAGTAAAAAATAGCAAGAATGACTTATTTTTATAATCCTTTTGAACTATCTTATTTGATTTCATTTAAACGGACTGAAGTATGCTCAAAGCCAAGAATACTCACATTATGAATCACAAATCTGTTTCAAAAACAAAAAAACCACTTTACTGTTTTTCACAAACAATAAAGTGGTGCACCGCGATCTATTTCATTTTCATTTGGACACATGATTTTTTCGATCCATAAAATCCATCAAAACAGTATTCTATAAGGTTTGGTCGGAATGACAGGATTCGAACCTGCGGCCTCACGGTCCCGAACCGTGCGCTCTACCAAGCTGAGCTACATTCCGTCAGGGATCTCTCCAAGAGAATTGATTTAAGAGTATCATTCCGAATGATAAAAGTAAATTCTTAGGAGGATACCGTTTGGCAAGAAGTCAAAATGTACTGCCTCTTTTAAAAAGAAGCAGAACAAAATTCAATAAAACTAGAAAACTAGGAATATCCAATGTTACGAATGAATCGACTCCATTAGTTTGGCAATTGTATGTTCAATAGATTGAATTCTTTGTGTAACTGATGTTAGCGCAACTGATTGTTCATACGTTACTTCTTTATTTTGCTCGACCCGAGATGTTATTTGCAGGAATAAATTTTGAACCTCATTTACAATTTTTCCAATTGCTTCGACAGACTCTGAACTCGATGTTGCAAGCTTCCGCACTTCATTCGCAACAACTGAAAATCCTCTTCCTGCCTCTCCAACTCTGGCTGCTTCAATAGCAGCATTTAAACCGATTAAATTACTTTGTGAAGCAATATGTTTGATAATATTCAGAACCTCAAAAATGCTTTTCATTTTGTCTTTTGATTCCGTTGTAATTCGATATGTATCTTGGCTGGCCGATGCCACTTGTTGTGCAGATGTAGAGATTTCCTCCACGGTTGCGGATATTTCCTGCAGATACGTATTCAATTCCTCAATTGTGTGAGAAAGAACTTTTACCTGCTCGTCATTTTTTAAAAGCATTTGTGTAATCCGGGAAGCAACGCCAACTACCGGTCGAACAATTCCAGGATCCCCAGTGATTCCCATGTTTGCAATTCGTACGCCATCGTATACGACTGGTATATTGATACCCGCTTTTGTAACTCCACCTGAACGAATTTCTTCATCTTTCGTAACGATACCTTCATCAATGACACCATCGACAACTTTTTTGGCGACCGGATGAAAATTTCCAATTCGTTTCCGGTCGGACGCAGCAAATATAATTCCATCCTTATCTGTCACCAGTACTGGATATCCGGATTCTTCCGTTAAGATGTCGCATATATTTTGGGCGATTTCTTTCGTTAGAAGAACTTGAGCATCTGCTTCCATAAACGGCTCCCTCACAGAAATTTAAATAGATTCTCTAGTTTATAATACCACAAAATTCTTAACAATTTCTTTAAAATATTTAACGGAAAAAAGCGATTTTCACACGCTATGTTTAGCATAAAGCATCCGGAAAAGCGATTGTGATCACCCTGTGATCAGTGATGAAAAAAGCCTTTCAGCAAAATGCTGAAAGGCCTTGATATAACTGTATTTCTGGTGCACCCGGC
Above is a window of Fodinisporobacter ferrooxydans DNA encoding:
- a CDS encoding helix-turn-helix domain-containing protein — its product is MEYKLSRWLLLQLLNKKGMTQQELAERLDMPKSQIDAYCHDNKK
- a CDS encoding tyrosine-type recombinase/integrase, whose product is MAQIEKRGEGTYRLTIEAGFDSNGKRKRHRKTVKAKNITEARKEYAKFLTEIESGTYIKPEKMTVDSFVNNEWLKKFAETNYSPTTLKKYIGQLNAHILPEIGHKQLDDIKPLHLVTYLNKLEQNDIRKDGRVGKLSAATIKDIYKIMKSVFNKAVEWKVISSDPMDGVSQPKVERKKMKYYTSDEAQEVIEALYQEQDQWKMYFLGAFVVANSPH
- a CDS encoding site-specific integrase — translated: MEDVFLGGFRRGELTALEWSDIDFENNTITIRKSLALTKNGQAVVKDPKTEESFRTVDMPLWYMEELKIYYREWIKEKLKLGDMWQGEDHQYVFHGGFGKPYYFTVPTEQWKRISKRHGLKQIRLHDLRHTAGTLLIEAGLAQGIDTDITLKAVQERLGHKDFKTTADIYTHVTKKASKALAEQLDKFDPKNFVNKSSITAK
- a CDS encoding methyl-accepting chemotaxis protein, with the protein product MEADAQVLLTKEIAQNICDILTEESGYPVLVTDKDGIIFAASDRKRIGNFHPVAKKVVDGVIDEGIVTKDEEIRSGGVTKAGINIPVVYDGVRIANMGITGDPGIVRPVVGVASRITQMLLKNDEQVKVLSHTIEELNTYLQEISATVEEISTSAQQVASASQDTYRITTESKDKMKSIFEVLNIIKHIASQSNLIGLNAAIEAARVGEAGRGFSVVANEVRKLATSSSESVEAIGKIVNEVQNLFLQITSRVEQNKEVTYEQSVALTSVTQRIQSIEHTIAKLMESIHS